In bacterium, the following proteins share a genomic window:
- a CDS encoding ABC transporter permease — protein MFLLASIGKGAIDLFNRLCRLASISAAVISLAVQPSSWTRPTRMVLSRQILFTGYDAIGFIAVVAMLTGISVVVQAQVWMGRLGQSELLGPLLVTVIVREVGPLLVNFIVIGRSATAMAAEMAGMKVRREVDVLDAQGLDPLAFLVMPRAISMACCVFGLAVLFILFSFVSGYLSGAFLQTGPTDPAIFARSVMRGMEPRDFYNVLAKTLLPGLVTGVIATNEGLSVEGVATDIPQAVTRTVTRSNLAVLIISVIISILTYM, from the coding sequence ATGTTTTTACTAGCCTCAATTGGGAAAGGTGCAATTGATCTTTTTAATCGGCTTTGCCGGTTAGCCTCGATCAGTGCAGCCGTGATCAGTCTGGCGGTACAGCCTTCGTCCTGGACAAGGCCGACCCGGATGGTGTTGTCACGGCAGATCCTATTTACCGGTTATGATGCCATTGGGTTTATCGCGGTGGTGGCAATGCTTACGGGGATTTCGGTGGTGGTTCAGGCCCAAGTCTGGATGGGGCGGTTGGGGCAGTCGGAACTGCTTGGTCCACTGTTGGTTACGGTTATTGTGCGTGAAGTTGGGCCGCTGCTGGTCAATTTTATCGTGATTGGTCGAAGTGCAACGGCCATGGCGGCTGAAATGGCGGGGATGAAGGTTCGCCGTGAAGTGGATGTGTTGGATGCCCAGGGGCTTGATCCGTTGGCATTTCTGGTGATGCCTCGGGCCATCTCCATGGCGTGTTGTGTGTTCGGGCTGGCCGTGCTGTTTATCCTTTTTTCTTTTGTCAGCGGGTATCTTTCCGGGGCCTTTCTTCAGACTGGCCCAACGGATCCTGCCATTTTTGCCCGGAGTGTGATGCGAGGGATGGAGCCCAGGGATTTTTACAATGTTCTAGCCAAGACCTTGCTGCCGGGGTTGGTCACCGGAGTGATTGCCACCAATGAGGGGCTATCGGTGGAAGGTGTTGCCACGGATATTCCCCAAGCGGTGACCCGTACGGTGACGCGTTCAAATCTGGCCGTGTTAATCATTTCCGTGATTATTTCGATTCTGACGTATATGTGA